One part of the Sorangiineae bacterium MSr11954 genome encodes these proteins:
- a CDS encoding helix-turn-helix domain-containing protein has translation MAKAPFDVASELRLVPGLAEADVGADVLAELAAEATHRVAHANVTLLAQGAVSPHLIVLVRGAVKLVHQPADVENADPIVLTVARAPCRVPDTSIFDGRPAMASIVTLRSSQVLTIASDALLAILPREPSLSRYLLTQAADDARAYVQRIDELVTGSADERIIRLLDGLARAHGTPLGQGRFIAIPLRRRDIARMVNATTETVSRLLARLERDGRARSTRDGIWWLSPRASAESLASTAHPRIFRHLPKTI, from the coding sequence ATGGCAAAGGCCCCCTTCGACGTAGCCTCGGAGCTGCGGCTCGTCCCCGGTCTCGCAGAGGCGGACGTCGGTGCCGATGTTTTGGCGGAGCTCGCGGCCGAGGCCACCCACCGCGTGGCGCACGCCAATGTGACCCTCCTCGCCCAGGGCGCCGTCTCGCCGCATTTGATTGTCCTCGTGCGCGGGGCCGTCAAACTGGTGCACCAGCCGGCCGACGTCGAAAACGCGGACCCCATCGTCCTCACGGTGGCGCGCGCACCCTGCCGCGTCCCCGACACGTCCATCTTCGACGGGCGACCCGCCATGGCGAGCATCGTCACCTTGCGCTCCTCGCAGGTGCTCACCATCGCGAGCGACGCGCTCCTCGCGATCCTCCCGCGCGAGCCTTCTCTCTCTCGCTACCTCCTGACCCAGGCCGCCGACGACGCGCGCGCCTATGTGCAACGAATCGACGAATTGGTGACGGGATCGGCTGACGAGCGCATCATTCGCCTGCTCGACGGACTCGCCCGCGCACACGGTACGCCTCTCGGCCAAGGGCGCTTTATCGCCATTCCTTTGCGCCGTCGTGATATCGCACGCATGGTCAACGCAACGACGGAAACGGTCAGCCGCCTTCTTGCGCGGCTCGAGCGTGATGGCCGTGCACGCAGCACGCGTGACGGCATTTGGTGGCTCAGTCCGCGTGCGTCGGCCGAATCACTTGCGTCCACGGCGCATCCCCGCATTTTCCGCCACCTGCCAAAGACGATCTGA
- a CDS encoding YdcF family protein, translating to MSTSRGAAASSAAMVVLGCKLRFDLRGELVGPAKRRLDAAAEAWRPLSSTGGAGAPVVIVSGGRVWDGVVEADALEKGLIERGVPKEHIVRERCSFHTVDNARFTATLLARRAIDEVFLVTCDWHLPRARRAFERQGLRVHQVPAPAPPRNLGHRVWRWGRERVAQWLSTLPVIGVALLVVLLVLPGVGCKKSETSTPSSDGGADGATIATIDPVEWSAIDRAEDRRRASEIGDGMLAHPDIRVRRRAVRALARIADDASIPGLMRALSDTDDTVVAWAAYGLGYTCKGKEEAHVAALSTRAASLAASLAALAAAKPASSTAPQSASGIAPEIVDAKWAIARALGHCGGPAAESLLVGWVRSRGPWAEGAAYGLGDIATAQAGASLPGGALSAAARLGDESITALLDAASPPSPVAAALYGLGRIKRLPDAFAPRLVEVARGALANAAPSPERIFAVRALAHAGPGAAPELAKIARERTFTAAERAEAARGLGQLEAPGRDAAGEVLAALVPKADPIALTALAGDDFGVLSTLVDAFHGEVPKSGEAAMLSLAGLQAPGELPPVLARRLGALRCAAASAIAKEVYEHELLARCDAKGSVAFERARLAAVVRKPLTGERRNAWAALAKSANLQVREAALEASDAHPELGDAVRPLLALALRSGQAGLAGTAADAIHSHPDRASAAHDARRPDPAVRAALAEALAFPWTEDLLETKIALVEAAAAVGLKEARAAALTACKSPNVTMRQRAAKALATLDLDAGAAPARLGDSGACVPDEAPAAQEIAHLLDQPTKIVLETDAGRLAIVLDPSLAPVTATRLLALARSGFYKGVRVHRVVPGFVAQFGDPGGDGYGGSGRSLRCETSPVPFEPLTVGVATAGRDTGSSQIFVTLSRTPHLDGNYTRVGRAEGDWWAVAQGDVIHDVRVE from the coding sequence GTGAGCACCTCGCGTGGAGCGGCCGCCTCGAGCGCGGCGATGGTCGTCCTCGGTTGCAAGCTCCGGTTCGACCTACGAGGCGAGCTGGTAGGGCCGGCCAAGCGCCGGCTCGATGCTGCAGCCGAGGCGTGGCGGCCGCTTTCTTCTACGGGGGGGGCGGGCGCCCCGGTGGTGATCGTCAGCGGCGGGCGCGTATGGGACGGGGTGGTGGAAGCCGATGCGTTGGAGAAGGGACTTATTGAACGTGGTGTGCCTAAGGAACACATCGTGCGGGAGCGCTGCTCCTTCCATACCGTCGACAATGCGCGTTTTACGGCCACGCTGCTCGCCCGCCGCGCCATCGACGAGGTGTTCCTCGTGACGTGCGATTGGCATCTGCCGCGCGCCCGCCGCGCGTTCGAGCGGCAAGGTTTGCGCGTTCACCAAGTGCCTGCCCCCGCGCCCCCGCGAAACCTCGGGCACCGGGTCTGGCGCTGGGGACGCGAGCGGGTCGCCCAGTGGCTCTCGACCTTGCCGGTCATCGGCGTGGCGCTCTTGGTGGTGCTGCTCGTCCTTCCAGGTGTGGGCTGCAAAAAGAGCGAGACCTCGACCCCGTCGTCCGACGGCGGAGCGGATGGCGCGACCATCGCCACCATCGATCCGGTGGAGTGGAGCGCCATCGATCGCGCCGAGGATCGGCGCCGCGCCTCCGAAATTGGCGATGGGATGCTCGCGCACCCCGACATCCGGGTGCGGCGCCGCGCCGTGCGCGCGCTCGCGCGGATCGCCGACGATGCGAGCATCCCCGGCTTGATGCGCGCGCTGTCGGACACCGACGACACGGTGGTCGCGTGGGCCGCGTACGGTCTCGGGTACACGTGCAAAGGAAAAGAGGAGGCGCACGTCGCGGCGCTCTCGACGCGGGCCGCATCGCTCGCCGCGTCCCTCGCGGCGCTGGCGGCCGCCAAGCCCGCGAGCTCCACAGCGCCGCAGAGCGCGAGCGGCATCGCGCCCGAGATCGTCGACGCCAAATGGGCGATCGCGCGCGCGCTGGGGCACTGCGGCGGGCCCGCGGCGGAGTCGCTCCTCGTGGGGTGGGTGCGCTCGCGCGGTCCATGGGCCGAGGGCGCGGCCTACGGCTTGGGCGATATCGCGACCGCGCAAGCGGGGGCTTCGCTGCCGGGTGGGGCGCTCTCGGCGGCGGCGCGCCTCGGCGACGAGTCGATCACCGCGCTGCTCGACGCGGCCTCGCCGCCGTCGCCCGTGGCCGCCGCGCTCTATGGTCTGGGGCGGATCAAGCGGCTGCCGGACGCCTTCGCGCCGCGCCTGGTCGAGGTGGCGCGCGGCGCGCTGGCGAACGCCGCGCCGTCGCCGGAGCGCATTTTTGCGGTGCGCGCGCTGGCGCACGCCGGGCCCGGCGCCGCCCCCGAGCTCGCGAAGATCGCGCGTGAGCGCACCTTCACGGCGGCGGAGAGGGCGGAGGCGGCGCGCGGGCTGGGCCAGCTCGAAGCACCGGGTCGCGACGCGGCCGGCGAGGTGCTCGCGGCGCTCGTGCCCAAGGCCGATCCCATCGCCCTCACGGCGCTGGCGGGCGACGACTTCGGCGTGCTCTCGACCTTGGTCGACGCGTTCCACGGCGAGGTGCCGAAGAGCGGCGAGGCGGCGATGCTCTCGCTCGCGGGGCTCCAAGCTCCGGGCGAGCTTCCCCCCGTGCTCGCGCGGCGCCTCGGCGCGCTTCGGTGTGCCGCGGCCAGCGCCATCGCCAAAGAGGTGTACGAGCACGAGCTGCTCGCGCGCTGCGACGCCAAGGGCAGCGTCGCCTTCGAGCGCGCGCGCCTCGCCGCCGTGGTGCGCAAGCCGCTGACGGGCGAGCGCCGCAACGCCTGGGCGGCGCTGGCGAAGAGCGCGAACCTGCAAGTGCGCGAGGCGGCGCTGGAGGCGAGCGATGCGCACCCCGAGCTGGGCGACGCCGTCCGGCCGCTGCTCGCGCTGGCGCTGCGCTCGGGCCAAGCGGGGCTCGCGGGCACGGCGGCCGACGCGATCCATTCACACCCCGATCGCGCGAGCGCAGCGCACGACGCGCGGAGGCCCGATCCCGCGGTGCGCGCCGCGCTCGCCGAAGCGCTCGCCTTCCCCTGGACCGAGGACCTCCTCGAGACCAAGATCGCCCTGGTCGAGGCCGCGGCCGCCGTGGGGCTCAAGGAAGCGCGCGCGGCGGCGCTCACCGCGTGCAAGTCGCCGAACGTGACCATGCGCCAGCGGGCGGCCAAGGCGCTCGCCACCCTGGACCTCGACGCGGGCGCCGCCCCCGCTCGCCTGGGTGATTCGGGGGCGTGCGTGCCCGACGAAGCGCCCGCGGCCCAGGAGATCGCGCACCTGCTCGATCAGCCGACGAAGATCGTGCTGGAGACCGACGCCGGCCGCCTCGCCATCGTCCTCGACCCGAGCTTGGCCCCGGTGACCGCGACCCGGCTCCTGGCGCTCGCCCGCAGTGGCTTCTACAAGGGCGTGCGCGTGCACCGGGTGGTGCCGGGCTTCGTCGCGCAGTTCGGCGATCCGGGCGGCGATGGCTACGGGGGCTCGGGCCGATCGCTGCGCTGCGAGACCTCGCCTGTGCCGTTCGAGCCGCTCACGGTGGGGGTGGCGACGGCGGGACGCGACACCGGTTCCAGCCAAATCTTCGTGACCCTCTCACGGACGCCGCACCTGGATGGCAATTACACACGCGTTGGACGTGCCGAGGGAGACTGGTGGGCGGTGGCGCAAGGAGATGTCATCCACGACGTGCGCGTGGAATGA
- a CDS encoding sigma-70 family RNA polymerase sigma factor → MIAIALEYRRWGIPLEDIVQQGNLGLLRAAKKFDPEREVRLATYAAYWIRAEIREYVVRAYRVVRLGTTKAERRALRAYRTMERDPEELARLSGLSPERVELLMPLLAGREMSLDASGADTTPVVERMAAKGPDPEEAAGAQEVRDRAQGAVQDALRHLNERELLIVKERLMNDDPVTLQRLGEMLGVSKERVRQLEERARGKLRDKLAGLREHAQAM, encoded by the coding sequence GTGATTGCCATTGCCCTCGAATACCGCCGGTGGGGTATTCCGCTGGAGGACATCGTTCAGCAGGGAAACCTCGGCCTTCTTCGCGCCGCGAAGAAGTTCGATCCCGAGCGTGAGGTGCGCCTGGCGACCTACGCCGCTTACTGGATTCGCGCAGAAATTCGCGAGTACGTCGTTCGCGCCTACCGCGTCGTCCGTCTCGGCACGACCAAGGCCGAGCGCCGCGCGCTTCGCGCCTACCGCACCATGGAGCGCGACCCCGAAGAGCTTGCGCGATTGTCCGGTCTCTCGCCGGAGCGCGTCGAGCTGCTCATGCCGCTCCTCGCCGGACGCGAGATGAGCCTCGACGCGTCGGGTGCCGATACGACTCCCGTCGTGGAGCGCATGGCGGCCAAGGGACCCGATCCCGAGGAGGCCGCGGGCGCGCAAGAGGTTCGCGATCGCGCGCAGGGCGCCGTTCAGGACGCGCTCCGCCACCTGAACGAACGTGAGCTCCTCATCGTCAAAGAGCGCCTCATGAACGACGATCCCGTCACCTTGCAGCGCCTCGGCGAAATGCTGGGTGTGAGCAAGGAGCGCGTTCGTCAGCTCGAAGAGCGCGCGCGCGGCAAGCTCCGCGACAAGCTCGCCGGTCTGCGCGAGCACGCACAAGCCATGTAG
- a CDS encoding MBL fold metallo-hydrolase gives MRITFWGVRGSIPTPGPDTVEIGGNTSCIEVRAGKAIVIFDGGTGLRLLGQKLLKEMPLTAHIFFSHVHWDHIQGFPFFGPAFVPGNHIHLYGGNNVSRTLEETLAGQMDYPSFPVHLTEMAAKMTFADLYEGQTLEIDAGDGSAFRVTTSRGNHPNGVWAYRFEHKGHAAVYATDTEHYSVVDPKLTKLARDADILIYDAMYTPEEYAGTAGTGGPKVGWGHSTIDEAAKLAKAAGAKKLVLFHHDPGQSDQAVREKERRCREWFANTVAAYEGLTFEL, from the coding sequence ATGCGGATCACGTTCTGGGGAGTCCGTGGAAGCATTCCCACGCCCGGCCCTGACACCGTCGAAATCGGTGGAAACACCAGCTGCATCGAGGTCCGCGCGGGCAAGGCGATCGTCATTTTCGACGGAGGCACCGGATTACGCCTTCTCGGGCAAAAATTGCTCAAGGAAATGCCGCTCACGGCCCACATCTTTTTCAGCCACGTGCATTGGGACCACATTCAGGGCTTCCCCTTTTTCGGGCCCGCGTTCGTTCCCGGCAATCACATTCACCTCTACGGCGGAAACAACGTCTCGAGAACCCTCGAAGAGACGCTCGCCGGTCAGATGGATTACCCGAGCTTTCCCGTCCACCTCACCGAGATGGCGGCAAAAATGACCTTCGCCGATCTCTACGAAGGGCAGACCCTCGAGATCGACGCGGGCGACGGGAGCGCCTTTCGCGTCACGACCTCGCGGGGCAACCATCCCAACGGGGTGTGGGCCTACCGCTTCGAGCACAAAGGCCACGCGGCCGTGTACGCGACCGACACCGAGCACTATTCGGTGGTCGACCCCAAGCTGACCAAGCTCGCGCGCGACGCCGACATCCTCATCTACGACGCGATGTACACCCCCGAAGAATACGCGGGCACAGCGGGAACCGGCGGGCCCAAGGTCGGTTGGGGGCATAGCACCATCGATGAGGCAGCCAAGCTGGCCAAGGCCGCGGGCGCCAAGAAGTTGGTCCTCTTCCACCACGATCCCGGCCAGAGCGACCAAGCCGTGCGCGAAAAAGAGCGCCGCTGCCGCGAGTGGTTCGCCAATACCGTGGCCGCCTACGAAGGTCTTACGTTCGAGCTCTAG
- a CDS encoding iron ABC transporter permease translates to MKSSDHRTAPGARALLTGFGLLVIAVAAAVSFGAESVSLARVVSEPESLDRTIVLSARLPRVLLGVVSGGGLAAVGVAFQTLLRNPLAEPFILGVSGGAAFGATLAILFGLTALSVLGASLIPLAALAGGLTATAMVYAVARRSQAPSATSILLAGVVVNAIASAAITFLKTLVSAAKAQELLFWLIGFLDVPSPTALVSLAVYVGIGATILLVDAGRLNLLALGDDPARHLGVDVRALERRTFFACSLVVGGIVSITGLIGFIGLMVPHALRRLFGPDVRVILPASLLAGGGTLVLCDLVSRVLFRFLHTEPPVGAVTALIGGPLFLLLLGKRLQT, encoded by the coding sequence TTGAAATCGTCGGATCATCGAACGGCTCCCGGCGCGCGCGCCCTGCTCACCGGGTTCGGGCTCCTCGTCATCGCGGTGGCGGCGGCCGTCTCGTTCGGGGCGGAGTCGGTCTCGCTCGCGCGCGTGGTGTCGGAGCCCGAGTCGCTCGATCGCACCATCGTGCTCTCGGCGCGGCTGCCGCGCGTGCTGCTCGGGGTCGTCTCCGGCGGCGGGCTGGCGGCGGTGGGGGTGGCGTTTCAGACCTTGCTGCGCAACCCGCTGGCGGAGCCGTTCATCTTGGGCGTCTCGGGCGGCGCGGCGTTCGGCGCGACCTTGGCCATCCTGTTCGGCCTCACGGCGTTGAGCGTGCTGGGGGCTTCGCTCATCCCGCTGGCCGCCTTGGCGGGCGGGCTCACGGCGACCGCCATGGTGTACGCCGTCGCGCGAAGGAGCCAGGCGCCGTCGGCCACGAGCATCTTGCTCGCGGGGGTGGTGGTGAACGCGATCGCCTCGGCGGCCATCACCTTCTTGAAGACGCTGGTCAGCGCGGCCAAGGCGCAGGAGCTGCTCTTCTGGCTCATCGGCTTCCTGGACGTACCGTCGCCCACGGCGCTCGTCTCGCTCGCCGTCTATGTCGGCATCGGCGCTACCATCTTGCTCGTCGACGCAGGCCGCCTCAATCTCCTCGCCCTCGGCGACGATCCCGCGCGCCACCTCGGCGTGGACGTGCGCGCCCTCGAGCGCCGCACCTTCTTCGCGTGCTCCCTCGTGGTCGGCGGCATCGTCAGCATCACGGGGCTCATCGGCTTCATCGGCCTGATGGTCCCCCACGCGCTCCGCCGCCTCTTCGGCCCCGACGTGCGCGTCATCCTCCCCGCCTCCCTCTTGGCCGGCGGCGGCACCCTCGTCCTCTGCGACCTCGTGAGCCGCGTCCTCTTCCGCTTCCTACACACCGAACCGCCCGTAGGCGCGGTCACCGCGCTGATCGGTGGACCGCTTTTCCTGCTGCTGCTCGGGAAACGGCTGCAAACATGA
- a CDS encoding M50 family metallopeptidase: protein MSVAHNLIAALGLAVLMVVHEGGHYLAARRYGMRVIRFSIGFGPTIWKHRPKGSPTVFQVAIIPFLAYVQIAGMNPYEEQDPKDTGSYANAPLWGRIVTIAAGPLANYFFASVLMFIGFLIAGRTDVDDQSMHITVMQESPAAAAGMRDNDKIVAVNGEAIHNWDELRQAVGKHAGEPIDVTIERDGQTEIKHPTVAAKGEKSKSGDSIEGKILIGTPVRVTKIGVGQAALLSVTEPPKVVYELVKGLGLWITGKTKAELSGPVGIVRTVGGAVERGAGDTFKLLGMLSAYLGGFNLLPIPALDGGRLLFLLFEATSRRKPDAKIEARIHAVGLLLMLGLIAFVTYSEIMPKH, encoded by the coding sequence ATGTCTGTTGCCCACAACCTCATTGCTGCGCTTGGTCTAGCCGTACTGATGGTGGTCCACGAAGGCGGCCACTACTTGGCGGCGCGGCGATATGGGATGCGCGTCATCCGATTCTCCATCGGGTTCGGGCCCACGATCTGGAAGCACCGCCCCAAGGGAAGCCCCACGGTTTTCCAGGTCGCCATCATCCCCTTCCTGGCCTACGTGCAGATCGCGGGCATGAACCCGTACGAGGAGCAGGACCCAAAGGACACGGGCAGCTACGCCAACGCGCCGCTCTGGGGCCGGATCGTGACCATCGCGGCCGGTCCCCTGGCCAACTACTTCTTCGCGTCGGTGCTCATGTTCATCGGCTTCCTCATCGCCGGCCGGACCGACGTCGACGATCAGAGCATGCACATCACCGTCATGCAGGAGAGCCCCGCTGCGGCCGCCGGTATGCGCGACAACGACAAAATCGTCGCCGTCAATGGCGAGGCCATCCACAATTGGGACGAGCTTCGTCAGGCGGTGGGCAAGCACGCCGGCGAGCCCATCGACGTCACCATCGAGCGCGACGGCCAAACCGAAATCAAGCACCCCACCGTCGCCGCCAAAGGCGAGAAGTCGAAGAGCGGCGACAGCATCGAGGGCAAAATCCTCATCGGCACCCCCGTCCGCGTCACCAAAATCGGGGTGGGCCAAGCCGCGCTCCTGAGCGTCACCGAGCCGCCCAAGGTCGTCTACGAGCTCGTGAAGGGGCTCGGCCTCTGGATCACGGGGAAGACCAAGGCCGAGCTCAGTGGCCCCGTCGGCATCGTCCGCACCGTCGGCGGCGCCGTCGAACGCGGCGCAGGCGACACGTTCAAGCTGCTCGGCATGTTGAGCGCCTACCTGGGCGGCTTCAACCTGCTACCCATCCCCGCCCTCGACGGCGGCCGTCTCCTGTTCCTGCTCTTCGAGGCCACCTCCCGCCGCAAACCCGACGCCAAAATCGAGGCGCGCATCCACGCGGTGGGGCTCTTGCTCATGCTCGGGTTGATCGCGTTCGTGACCTACTCCGAGATCATGCCGAAGCACTGA
- a CDS encoding type III pantothenate kinase, with protein sequence MLLTIDVGNTNIVYGLFEDKTLVHQFRVETDRGRTADEYAVVLRQLLAMHDVATQDIHAAIIASVVPALTDSMAKLVQRAFGSEPLVVGPGIKTGMPILYENPREVGADRIVNAVAAYERFKGAVIAVDFGTATTFDCVTPKGEYLGGVIATGIQLSAEALFARAARLPRVEIVSPPRVVGRNTVHSMQSGIVFGYVCMVDGLVDRIRDELGYPSQVIATGGLGSLIAPLSRTISHYDPDLTMVGLRLLYERNSAP encoded by the coding sequence ATGCTTTTGACGATCGACGTGGGGAACACCAACATCGTCTACGGTCTGTTCGAGGACAAAACCCTGGTGCACCAGTTCCGCGTGGAGACCGATCGCGGCCGCACCGCCGACGAATATGCCGTGGTCCTTCGGCAGCTGCTCGCCATGCACGACGTGGCCACCCAAGACATCCACGCCGCCATCATCGCCAGCGTCGTTCCGGCCCTCACCGATTCGATGGCCAAGCTCGTCCAGCGCGCCTTTGGCTCGGAGCCTTTGGTGGTCGGGCCCGGCATCAAGACGGGCATGCCCATCCTCTACGAGAACCCCCGCGAGGTCGGCGCCGATCGCATCGTCAACGCGGTGGCCGCCTACGAGCGGTTCAAGGGCGCCGTCATCGCCGTCGACTTCGGCACCGCCACCACCTTCGACTGCGTCACCCCCAAGGGCGAGTACCTGGGCGGCGTCATCGCCACCGGCATTCAGCTCAGCGCCGAGGCCCTCTTTGCGCGCGCCGCCCGCTTGCCCCGCGTCGAGATCGTATCGCCGCCGCGCGTGGTCGGGCGCAACACCGTGCACTCCATGCAGTCGGGCATCGTCTTCGGCTACGTGTGCATGGTCGACGGCCTGGTCGATCGCATCCGCGACGAGCTCGGGTACCCGAGCCAGGTGATCGCCACCGGCGGCCTGGGCTCGCTCATCGCGCCGCTGTCGCGCACCATCAGCCACTACGATCCCGATCTGACCATGGTGGGCCTGCGCCTCTTGTACGAGCGAAACAGCGCTCCTTGA
- a CDS encoding YfhO family protein encodes MPNPSSPEPPIASLRVRAAILGSLAVVMSTLAWYTMLGAYPRTQQGDGMTFHKTIDAARVSVLRYHELPLWNPYECGGIPLWDNPQQVAAAPLAWPALIVGTTAAMYFWYVIHGAFGFLSMWLLCRYELRASWMAAFIGSCAWAFNGFHQHHYSGGHLAFVAFEYFPLAILLWRRAEADLRAAVGLGVLVAWMFYEGAVYPLPHLALFLGAETLTRAWPARRLLPIARAAAVVLVVGFVLGAARILPVLAQIRAHARELGVEGDVLRGKTFLRMFLARHHEREVPGQEYVWTEYNTYLGPIILVLALVGIALAGLRYAWIYALLALAVALMFGHFAHLAPWSILKGHVFPFKEMRVPSRFRCETSLFLAMFAAIGLDELREMIRSRTKSIEHATAAGTLLVALACIGVGDMLSVSLSWIETRFTNPSAGKVVPAAHLYYGGPRLATFIDQPQQNRGELDCWDEWGFSAGAPLWQGDLPQARGATSDVVVEAVNRTQNTFTMDVTAANAGRVLVNSAYDRGWRTDTGTLLEVDKQLVLELPAGRHHVRLHYWPHGLTLGFVLTLMGIAATTAYFVWERRRRRPISASA; translated from the coding sequence ATGCCAAATCCGAGTTCCCCCGAGCCGCCGATCGCATCCCTTCGCGTCCGCGCCGCGATCCTCGGAAGCCTCGCCGTCGTGATGAGCACCCTGGCCTGGTACACCATGCTGGGTGCCTACCCCCGCACGCAGCAGGGCGACGGCATGACGTTTCACAAGACCATCGACGCCGCGCGCGTGAGCGTGCTTCGGTATCACGAGCTGCCGCTGTGGAATCCGTACGAGTGCGGGGGCATTCCCCTTTGGGACAATCCACAGCAAGTGGCCGCGGCGCCGCTCGCGTGGCCGGCCTTGATCGTGGGCACGACGGCGGCCATGTATTTTTGGTACGTGATCCACGGCGCGTTTGGCTTCTTGTCGATGTGGCTCCTCTGTCGATACGAGCTGCGCGCGTCGTGGATGGCGGCCTTCATCGGCTCGTGTGCTTGGGCCTTCAATGGTTTTCATCAGCACCACTATTCGGGCGGCCATCTCGCCTTCGTCGCCTTCGAGTATTTTCCGCTCGCCATTTTGCTCTGGCGACGGGCCGAAGCGGATCTGCGAGCGGCCGTCGGCTTGGGGGTGCTCGTCGCGTGGATGTTCTACGAGGGTGCCGTTTACCCATTGCCGCATCTCGCGCTGTTCCTCGGCGCGGAGACGCTCACGCGCGCTTGGCCGGCGAGGCGGCTCCTCCCCATCGCGCGCGCCGCGGCCGTCGTTCTCGTGGTGGGCTTCGTCCTCGGCGCGGCCCGCATTTTACCCGTCTTGGCGCAGATCCGAGCGCACGCGCGCGAGCTCGGAGTCGAAGGAGACGTTCTTCGAGGGAAGACCTTCCTCCGCATGTTTCTCGCCCGCCATCATGAGCGTGAAGTGCCCGGGCAGGAGTATGTCTGGACGGAGTACAATACCTATCTAGGGCCCATCATCCTGGTGCTCGCCCTCGTCGGGATTGCGCTGGCCGGGCTCCGATATGCTTGGATCTATGCGCTCCTCGCCCTCGCCGTGGCGTTGATGTTCGGCCATTTTGCGCACCTCGCGCCCTGGTCGATCCTCAAAGGGCATGTCTTCCCGTTCAAAGAGATGCGCGTTCCTTCGCGCTTTCGCTGCGAGACGAGCTTGTTCCTCGCCATGTTCGCCGCCATCGGGCTCGATGAGCTCCGCGAGATGATTCGCAGTCGCACCAAATCGATCGAGCACGCCACCGCAGCGGGGACGCTGCTCGTCGCGCTGGCGTGCATCGGGGTCGGGGACATGCTCAGCGTCAGCCTGTCGTGGATCGAGACCCGCTTCACCAATCCGAGCGCGGGCAAGGTCGTCCCGGCGGCCCACCTCTATTACGGCGGCCCCAGGCTCGCGACGTTCATCGACCAGCCGCAACAAAACCGCGGTGAGCTGGATTGTTGGGACGAATGGGGTTTCTCCGCCGGAGCGCCGCTCTGGCAGGGCGATCTGCCGCAGGCGCGCGGCGCAACGAGCGATGTCGTCGTCGAAGCCGTGAACCGTACGCAAAACACGTTCACCATGGATGTCACGGCGGCGAACGCAGGACGGGTCCTCGTCAATTCAGCGTACGATCGAGGATGGCGCACGGACACGGGGACCTTGCTCGAGGTCGACAAGCAGCTCGTCCTCGAGCTCCCGGCAGGGCGCCATCACGTCCGGCTTCATTACTGGCCGCATGGCCTCACCCTCGGGTTCGTGCTCACCCTGATGGGGATCGCCGCGACCACCGCGTATTTCGTCTGGGAGAGGCGGCGAAGGCGCCCGATCAGTGCTTCGGCATGA